The Trichocoleus sp. FACHB-46 genomic interval TCTTCAACACTCAGCTTCGCTTGTCCCCCTCGGCGACCTTGGCGATCTAGGGAGGGACGTACCACCTCGACCATCTCATGGAAAGCGCCACGGCTCACCCCGCACCAGCGCTTGAACTCTCGATTGGATAATGCTCTAACTCCTGGTACTGCATCGCTGCTTTTGGAACTCATACTTATTCAAAATTTAGCGTCCTTTTCTTCCCTACGACCGCCCACTGGCACACCCTTTCCCATTCATGCAGGATGTCTAATGCTTCTGCGGTTCTCGATTTAACGGTTGATCTTGATGGCGTCCCCAAAGGATATGCAGCAATGGATAGCCGGGAAGCAATCAAAATCATGGTGCGACCTTAGGCTCGGGTCATCTCCGTCTTCAACATAGTGTCCAGCAAGCTTAGGCGTTAACAGACGCATTTCTGTCGG includes:
- a CDS encoding transposase family protein; translated protein: MSSKSSDAVPGVRALSNREFKRWCGVSRGAFHEMVEVVRPSLDRQGRRGGQAKLSVEDQVLVALAYWREYRSQFHIAVSWGLHETTVGRIVKKVEDLLIKSGKFR